The following proteins are co-located in the Triticum aestivum cultivar Chinese Spring chromosome 1A, IWGSC CS RefSeq v2.1, whole genome shotgun sequence genome:
- the LOC123181990 gene encoding short-chain dehydrogenase/reductase 2b isoform X1 codes for MEGSISGPSEKRVAVVTGGNRGMGLEICRQLAAHGLTVVLTARDEKRGTEAAEKLREEGLPDVMFHQLEISEPASAAHLAASIKDKFGKLDILPPTLVPRSRSSFPPYRKHGNYAHTAPQVNNAGVLGVTTDVGDPATLQETLAGMDGMERAEWLRQRTTQTAQDAEDCLRINYHGNKTVTEALLPLLRSSSDGRIVNVTSAWGLLRYFSGDELRRELDDVANLTTQRLDEMSGLFLEDLGTGNGALERRGWPADPVYAAYMASKALVCAYTRVIAREEGAALRVNCVHPGYVVTGMNDYTGILTAAEGAAAAVVVALAEKGGVTGAYFDRTELGASFV; via the exons ATGGAAGGAAGCATCAGCGGTCCATCAGAGAAAAG GGTTGCCGTGGTGACCGGAGGGAACCGGGGGATGGGGCTGGAGATATGCCGGCAGCTTGCGGCTCACGGGCTCACCGTCGTCTTGACGGCGAGGGACGAGAAGAGGGGCACTGAGGCAGCCGAAAAGCTCCGGGAGGAGGGGCTACCGGATGTCATGTTTCATCAGTTGGAGATCAGCGAGCCCGCCAGTGCCGCTCATCTGGCTGCTTCCATAAAGGACAAGTTCGGCAAGCTTGACATATTG CCCCCGACTCTCGTCCCCCGTTCCCGTTCCTCGTTCCCACCGTACCGGAAACATGGCAACTATGCGCACACCGCACCGCAGGTCAACAATGCCGGAGTGCTCGGGGTGACCACGGACGTCGGCGACCCGGCAACCCTCCAGGAGACG CTTGCAGGCATGGATGGGATGGAGAGAGCCGAGTGGCTGAGGCAGCGGACCACGCAGACCGCCCAGGATGCAGAGGACTGCCTGAGGATCAACTACCACGGCAACAAGACCGTCACGGAagccctcctcccgctcctccggtCCTCCTCCGACGGCAGAATCGTCAACGTAACCTCTGCCTGGGGCTTGCTCAGG TATTTcagcggcgacgagctccggcgGGAGCTGGACGACGTCGCAAACCTCACGACGCAGCGGCTCGACGAGATGTCGGGCCTGTTCCTCGAGGACCTGGGCACGGGCAATGGCGCGCTGGAGCGCCGCGGGTGGCCGGCCGACCCGGTGTACGCCGCCTACATGGCGTCCAAGGCGCTGGTGTGCGCCTACACCAGGGTGATCGCCAGGGAGGAGGGCGCTGCGTTGCGGGTCAACTGCGTGCACCCCGGCTACGTCGTCACCGGGATGAACGACTACACCGGCATCCTCACCGCCGCCgagggcgccgccgccgcggttgTAGTTGCGCTCGCGGAGAAGGGGGGAGTCACCGGCGCCTACTTCGATCGCACTGAACTGGGAGCGTCCTTTGTGTGA
- the LOC123068953 gene encoding putative F-box protein At5g42430 produces MPPGGGGGGGGGGGGGEHGSTVRRDDDAPSDSTPPLPAIVPVASEDAKKKQRVEEQQTAPSLPEGAIVEILSRLPYSSLCRFKCVSKPWLALCSARDILKRSPQTLSGFFYHDEGDALSFRNLSGRGPPLVDPSLPFLRKTYRHISVRQVCAGLLLCSCSNSSRDQSFWNWDSSRDESCYVVCNPATEEWTVLPPVGYPDGDPVPFLGFDAAVPSRFVVFAPRPNTFSVDGSAEVAIYSSETGRWAHLQSGWSTDPLIIHSRYTQVFLNDTIHLRSIGHKIATVDAEGKVWRVITMPGDSSGICDVGQSQGRLYAWKIDNSHHCQLYIWVLEDYGTGKWTLQHTINVLELFGRNHREDGDSYAMFAVHPNCNMIFLTDKKNMTLSYDINNRKVTVICTEGMKGLPYTPCFAELPSAGH; encoded by the exons AtgccgccaggaggaggaggaggaggaggaggtggtggaggtggaggcgaGCATGGCTCTACCGTCCGCCGCGACGACGACGCTCCGTCTGATTCTACGCCGCCGCTCCCCGCCATCGTCCCGGTGGCTTCCGAG GATGCGAAGAAGAAGCAGCGGGTGGAGGAGCAGCAGACCGCGCCGAGCCTCCCGGAGGGCGCCATCGTTGAGATCCTTTCCCGGCTGCCCTACAGCTCGCTCTGCCGCTTCAAGTGCGTGTCCAAGCCGTGGCTCGCCCTCTGCTCCGCCCGGGACATCCTCAAGAGGTCGCCACAGACCCTCTCCGGCTTCTTCTACCATGATGAAGGCGATGCTCTCAGTTTCCGCAACTTGAGTGGGAGAGGTCCGCCTCTGGTCGACCCATCTCTCCCTTTCTTGCGCAAAACGTACCGCCACATTTCTGTCCGACAGGTCTGCGCCGGCCTTCTCCTCTGCAGCTGCTCCAATTCTTCGCGAGACCAAAGCTTCTGGAACTGGGATTCTTCGCGAGACGAAAGCTGTTATGTTGTCTGCAATCCTGCCACAGAGGAGTGGACTGTGCTGCCTCCTGTTGGATACCCAGACGGCGATCCAGTCCCTTTCCTAGGTTTCGATGCTGCTGTTCCATCCCGCTTTGTGGTGTTTGCGCCCCGGCCCAATACGTTTAGTGTCGACGGTTCTGCAGAAGTGGCAATCTACTCCTCAGAAACTGGACGGTGGGCTCATCTGCAAAGTGGCTGGTCAACGGATCCTCTCATTATTCATAGTAGGTACACACAGGTCTTCCTGAATGACACTATCCATTTGCGTAGCATTGGTCATAAAATAGCCACAGTCGACGCTGAGGGGAAAGTTTGGAGGGTCATTACAATGCCAGGCGACTCGTCAGGAATCTGTGATGTTGGGCAGTCTCAAGGACGCTTGTATGCATGGAAGATAGATAATTCTCATCACTGCCAACTCTATATTTGGGTCCTTGAGGATTATGGTACTGGAAAGTGGACCCTACAACACACTATTAATGTCTTGGAGCTGTTCGGAAGGAATCACCGCGAAGATGGGGATTCTTATGCGATGTTTGCAGTTCATCCGAATTGCAACATGATCTTTCTTACTGACAAGAAGAACATGACATTGTCGTATGACATAAATAATCGGAAAGTGACTGTTATCTGCACTGAAGGAATGAAGGGTCTGCCTTATACTCCCTGTTTTGCGGAATTGCCCTCAGCTGGTCATTGA
- the LOC123181990 gene encoding short-chain dehydrogenase/reductase 2b isoform X2 yields MRIRCFRSWIVDSGSATRQSWFLNRSSKQKAANKFSIGKEIIYFSLHESTMQPVPCISTPSVPPSQLLPAPVKIHVSRSMPPTLVPRSRSSFPPYRKHGNYAHTAPQVNNAGVLGVTTDVGDPATLQETLAGMDGMERAEWLRQRTTQTAQDAEDCLRINYHGNKTVTEALLPLLRSSSDGRIVNVTSAWGLLRYFSGDELRRELDDVANLTTQRLDEMSGLFLEDLGTGNGALERRGWPADPVYAAYMASKALVCAYTRVIAREEGAALRVNCVHPGYVVTGMNDYTGILTAAEGAAAAVVVALAEKGGVTGAYFDRTELGASFV; encoded by the exons ATGCGGATTCGGTGTTTCCGCAGCTGGATCGTCGATTCAGGTTCGGCGACTCGACAGTCTTGGTTCTTGAATCGATCGAGTAAGCAAAAG GCTGCTAATAAATTTTCCATTGGGAAGGAGATAATATATTTTAGTCTTCATGAATCGACGATGCAGCCAGTTCCCTGTATAAGTACTCCCTCGGTCCCTCCCAGCCAGTTGCTCCCCGCACCCGTAAAGATTCACGTTTCTCGTTCCATG CCCCCGACTCTCGTCCCCCGTTCCCGTTCCTCGTTCCCACCGTACCGGAAACATGGCAACTATGCGCACACCGCACCGCAGGTCAACAATGCCGGAGTGCTCGGGGTGACCACGGACGTCGGCGACCCGGCAACCCTCCAGGAGACG CTTGCAGGCATGGATGGGATGGAGAGAGCCGAGTGGCTGAGGCAGCGGACCACGCAGACCGCCCAGGATGCAGAGGACTGCCTGAGGATCAACTACCACGGCAACAAGACCGTCACGGAagccctcctcccgctcctccggtCCTCCTCCGACGGCAGAATCGTCAACGTAACCTCTGCCTGGGGCTTGCTCAGG TATTTcagcggcgacgagctccggcgGGAGCTGGACGACGTCGCAAACCTCACGACGCAGCGGCTCGACGAGATGTCGGGCCTGTTCCTCGAGGACCTGGGCACGGGCAATGGCGCGCTGGAGCGCCGCGGGTGGCCGGCCGACCCGGTGTACGCCGCCTACATGGCGTCCAAGGCGCTGGTGTGCGCCTACACCAGGGTGATCGCCAGGGAGGAGGGCGCTGCGTTGCGGGTCAACTGCGTGCACCCCGGCTACGTCGTCACCGGGATGAACGACTACACCGGCATCCTCACCGCCGCCgagggcgccgccgccgcggttgTAGTTGCGCTCGCGGAGAAGGGGGGAGTCACCGGCGCCTACTTCGATCGCACTGAACTGGGAGCGTCCTTTGTGTGA
- the LOC123181990 gene encoding short-chain dehydrogenase/reductase 2b isoform X3 yields MRIRCFRSWIVDSGSATRQSWFLNRSSKQKPVPCISTPSVPPSQLLPAPVKIHVSRSMPPTLVPRSRSSFPPYRKHGNYAHTAPQVNNAGVLGVTTDVGDPATLQETLAGMDGMERAEWLRQRTTQTAQDAEDCLRINYHGNKTVTEALLPLLRSSSDGRIVNVTSAWGLLRYFSGDELRRELDDVANLTTQRLDEMSGLFLEDLGTGNGALERRGWPADPVYAAYMASKALVCAYTRVIAREEGAALRVNCVHPGYVVTGMNDYTGILTAAEGAAAAVVVALAEKGGVTGAYFDRTELGASFV; encoded by the exons ATGCGGATTCGGTGTTTCCGCAGCTGGATCGTCGATTCAGGTTCGGCGACTCGACAGTCTTGGTTCTTGAATCGATCGAGTAAGCAAAAG CCAGTTCCCTGTATAAGTACTCCCTCGGTCCCTCCCAGCCAGTTGCTCCCCGCACCCGTAAAGATTCACGTTTCTCGTTCCATG CCCCCGACTCTCGTCCCCCGTTCCCGTTCCTCGTTCCCACCGTACCGGAAACATGGCAACTATGCGCACACCGCACCGCAGGTCAACAATGCCGGAGTGCTCGGGGTGACCACGGACGTCGGCGACCCGGCAACCCTCCAGGAGACG CTTGCAGGCATGGATGGGATGGAGAGAGCCGAGTGGCTGAGGCAGCGGACCACGCAGACCGCCCAGGATGCAGAGGACTGCCTGAGGATCAACTACCACGGCAACAAGACCGTCACGGAagccctcctcccgctcctccggtCCTCCTCCGACGGCAGAATCGTCAACGTAACCTCTGCCTGGGGCTTGCTCAGG TATTTcagcggcgacgagctccggcgGGAGCTGGACGACGTCGCAAACCTCACGACGCAGCGGCTCGACGAGATGTCGGGCCTGTTCCTCGAGGACCTGGGCACGGGCAATGGCGCGCTGGAGCGCCGCGGGTGGCCGGCCGACCCGGTGTACGCCGCCTACATGGCGTCCAAGGCGCTGGTGTGCGCCTACACCAGGGTGATCGCCAGGGAGGAGGGCGCTGCGTTGCGGGTCAACTGCGTGCACCCCGGCTACGTCGTCACCGGGATGAACGACTACACCGGCATCCTCACCGCCGCCgagggcgccgccgccgcggttgTAGTTGCGCTCGCGGAGAAGGGGGGAGTCACCGGCGCCTACTTCGATCGCACTGAACTGGGAGCGTCCTTTGTGTGA
- the LOC123182015 gene encoding protease Do-like 1, chloroplastic, translated as MAAACFLSAPSPLARPPPRPRHSLRHIARAAANRPPAGPLALPASLRRPLRDLVVGPVAEAARRALAAAAGPLVVALASAALLLGDAGAASAFVVATPRKLQADELATVRLFKDNTPSVVYITNLAVRQDAFTLDVLEVPQGSGSGFVWDKLGHIVTNFHVIRGASDLRVTLADQSVYEAQVVGFDQDKDVAVLSIEAPKDKLRPLPVGVSADLLVGQKVYAIGNPFGLDHTLTTGVISGLRREISSAATGRPIQDVIQTDAAINPGNSGGPLLDSSGNLIGVNTAIYSPSGASSGVGFSIPVDTVGGIVDQLIQFGKVTRPILGIKFAPDQSVEQLGLSGVLVLDAPPNGPAGKAGLQSTKRDAYG; from the exons ATGGCCGCCGCCTGCTTCCTCTCCGCCCCCTCCCCGctcgcccgcccgccgccgcgcccgcgccatTCCCTCAGGCACATCGCGCGCGCCGCGGCCAACAGGCCGCCCGCCGGCCCCCTCGCGCTCCCGGCCTCGTTGCGGAGGCCGCTGCGCGACCTCGTGGTGGGCCCCGTCGCCGAGGCCGCGCGGCGGGCGCTGGCGGCCGCCGCGGGGCCCCTGGTAGTCGCGCTCGCCTCCGCCGCGCTGCTCCTCGGGGACGCCGGGGCCGCGTCCGCGTTCGTCGTCGCCACGCCGCGGAAGCTGCAGGCCGACGAGCTCGCCACCGTGCGCCTCTTCAAGGACAACACCCCCTCCGTCGTCTACATCACCAACCTCGCCGTCAG GCAGGACGCCTTCACGCTGGACGTGCTCGAGGTGCCGCAgggctccggctccggcttcgTCTGGGACAAGCTCGGCCACATCGTCACCAATTTCCATGTCATCCGTGGCGCCTCGGACCTCAG GGTCACGCTTGCTGATCAGTCGGTGTATGAAGCGCAAGTTGTCGGATTTGACCAGGACAAGGATGTTGCTGTTTTGAGTATCGAAGCACCAAAGGATAAACTAAGACCTTTACCAGTTGGTGTGTCAGCAGACCTACTGGTTGGTCAGAAAGTTTATGCCATAGGAAACCCT TTTGGCCTTGACCACACTCTTACAACAGGTGTTATCAG TGGATTGCGGAGAGAAATTAGTTCAGCTGCAACTGGACGTCCTATACAGGATGTAATACAGACTGATGCTGCTATCAACCCTGGTAACAGCGGGGGCCCACTTCTTGATAGTTCTGGAAACCTGATAGGTGTAAATACTGCTATATACTCACCTTCAGGAGCATCATCTGGGGTTGGCTTCTCCATTCCAGTTGATACA GTTGGTGGTATCGTGGATCAGCTTATACAATTTGGGAAAGTGACAAGACCTATTTTGGGGATAAAATTTGCCCCTGACCAATCTGTGGAGCAGCTTGGATTGAGTGGAGTGCTTGTCTTGGATGCTCCCCCAAACGGACCAGCTGGCAAAGCG GGTCTGCAATCAACGAAACGGGATGCCTACGGATGA